CTTACTTTTTTAGATTTATTTCCATTACGGTAATTATCTCTACTTTCATCTTGTCTATTTTTTTCTAAACCAATATGGTCATCCATTTCGGCTTCCATCATCTCTTTTAGTGTATTTCCTAACAAGTCTTTAAGAGCATCTTCGATATCTCTAACACTAGAAATATCATAATTATCAAGTAGTGCACGGACTACTTCTTTTTTCCCCTCAGTAGGTACTATTTTATGTACCTCTTTTTTTCTTTTAACCATAAGAAAAATCCTCCTTGATATATTTTATATTATATACCATAAGAGGATTTATTCAACCCTTATTTTTGATTTTTGAGAAGTTACAGACTTTTTACCGCACTCTCATTATTTAGAAAATTCAGTATCAAGTTCTATTATTTTTTTTGCAGTATGGTAATCTGTTATTAAAGTTGAAATCATATTTGAATTTAATAATCCTAATATTGCTTCTGCTTTGTCTACCCCTGTAGCAATAGCAACTCTATTTACTTTCTTATTGAATAATAAGTTTCTATCAACCGCAATAATATTATCATGTAATTTTGATTTTATTATACAACCGTTTTTATTAAAGAAATATCCTAATATATGACCCACTGCTTTCTTCTTTAATAACTCATTATAACTTTTTTTATCAAGCACATTACTCCATGATAATAAATTTCCAACACCAAGTATGGCAAGATTACATTTTTCACCTAATTCAAGAGTTTTTTGTAATAAATTATTATCGACAATAGAATTTTTTATAGAATTATTTTCTACATATAATGGTACAGTAGTGTGGACATATTGTGCCTTAAATTTATAAGCAAAATCTTTTGTTATTTCAGAACCGAAGTACAATGGGTTATTTATATTAATGTTTCCTGCTAATTGAATTATTTGAATATTTGTAAGATTTTTTTTTACATATAGTTCATCAACAACACCTCTTAGTGTTTTTCCCCATGTAACTCCTATAAGCATATTATTTTTAGCGATATTTTTTATATAATTTGCTGCTAATTGAAAAGTTTTAATATTTGCTTCTTCAAAATTATCATAATAAGTTTGTGCAATTCTAATATGTATTGATTTAAATTTTTTATTTAATGTTTGTTCTAAATTAATATCTCTTTCTAAAGGACTTTTAATTTTTATTTCTATTATTCCAAGATCTAATGCTTTTTTTAAAGCTCTAGATATTTGTGGTCTAGAAATGAATACTTCTTTTGAAATTTCTTCCTGTGTTTTTTTATCTTCATAGTACATTTTGGATATTTTTATAAGTAAGTCATAGTCTTTCAAATTCATAGAGAATACTTATCCCCAAAATATTTATTTATTGAATTAACAAAGGTATTGTCTAATTCTTTTATATTTATTAAATTTTTAGTTGTAGTAATTTTTGCAGAACATGATTGTGGGATTATTTTTGCCCATTCAGGAGTAGTTATTATTAAATCGCAGTTATTGATATAACCCATAGCCTCTCCTGCTGCACAAGAATTAACTTCAACATCGACATTATGATTACTAGCTATTTTTTTTAAATTAATTTTTAATAATGTACTTGTTCCCATTCCGTTACCACATATACATAAAATTCTAATCATATTTTTCTCCTTTTTAAATAATGTTAACCTGCTATAGGTAAACCTAAAAATGATCCAATAAATTTAAAGATATTTATTATTAACCACCATATAGAAACATAATCTGCACTTCCTTGCCACCATTGCATATCCATCACTTCTATTATAAACGCAGAACCAACAATTTGCAATACCCCAGTTATTAAACAAAAAACTATAGCAGCTTTATATCCACCATATTTATTTGCAAAAATTGCTATAGTAGCATTATCAAAGAATAAAGGGATAAATCCAGGTATTATAAATATTGGGAAACTAAATATAATTAAAAATCCTAACCCTAAAATTTGTCCAATTGTACCAAATAAGAATCCAAGCAAAACAGCTTTAGGTGAAAATGCAAATATAGCAGCACAATCTACTCCTGCAACAGCCCCAGGTAAAATTTTATCAGAAATACCTTTAAATGATACCATTATTTCCCCAACAAACATTCTAACTCCTGCTAATAATATATAAATATCAGCGGTTAATATTACAGAAATCCATGTTAAGAAAGTAAATGTGTTAGTTAAAGTTTTTTGATTTAATGCTTCACGTAATGCTTGAATACCATCATTACCCATGATTATAAATAATGTACCTACAGATATAAACATTATTATTAATGTAGCTATAACATTATCTTGGAAAACATTTAAAGATTCTGGTAATTTTTTATTTTCAATATTATCTTTTTCAGGATTTCCAAATAAATGTGAAAATTTAGAAGCCAGATAACTTATAAACATTTGTTGATGTGCTACTGTAAAGTCTGCACCAGTTACTTCATTTGTTGGTTTTATTAATAAAGTTGAACCAACGCCTTGATATATAGCTGTTATAATAGAAGCTATTATAATAGTAGGTATCATATTTAAACCTAAAAATCTCCACACTATATATGTGCTGATACCTGCTTGAACTAACATAACATTTCCTGTTAAAAATATAGATTTTATTTTTGTATATTTTCTAAATATAACAAATATAATATTTAATAAAAAAGTTAATAATAAGGTATATATTCCCCAAGTGGCTCCAGTACCACTACCTAAAATAGCATCCATTTTATTATACCCATTAATCATTGTAGGATATGTATTAAGTCCTGCTCCCTGTAATTTAGTAGCAATTTTTGTTACATTGATAATAGTATTGAAACGACTTATAAGTCCTCCAGCCCCAATACCTAAAATAAGAATACCAATAGATGCTTTAAATGCTCCTACTAAAGATTTACTTAGTTTTTCTCCTGTTGCTAAGTATCCTATTAAAACAATTATTCCCATTAATATAAATGGTTGACCAAAAATTTGTTTTAAAAATAAATTTAAAATGTAATCCAAAATATACCTCCCAAAATTTTAATTTAATACCAAACTGTAATTTACAGTGAAAGTTTGATTATATATACATGACCTATTTTATTACTATATTTTATCATGTTAAATAAAAAGGTAAATATTAATTAAAAAATTTATGAACAAATGTTCAAAAAAAATATATTAACTCTTTTGTTAGCTAATAAAAATGAATAGAATTATAATTAGAAAAAATAAAATTTAAAAATAAATAAAGGTATTAAAAAGTAAAAGTTCTTATTTTATAGAGATTTAATCAAAAAAATATGAACAAACGTTCAAAAAAAAATCAAATGTGTTGAATTAATATTTAATGGTGTTAAAATTAAATTAATACATGACGAAATAAAATTTAGGGGGAAATTATTATGGCTAAAATTAGAACAATATTAGGAGATATTGACGCAAAAGAGATGGGTTATACGATGCCACATGAACATATTTTAACATCACCAAAAGGGCATGGAACAAAAGTAGAAGAAGATCATTTGTTAAATGATTTAGAAAAGGCAATTCAAATGTGTAAAGAATATAAGGAAATTGGGGGTGGAACAATAGTTGAAGCAACACCTGAATCATGGGGTAGAAATGTCCCAGGAATGGTTGTAGTATCAAAAGAAACAGGAGTTCACATTATAGCGTGTACAGGTTATATATGTGAAGAACATGGAACAATGAAGGAAGATGTTAAAGATAAAACAATAGATGAAGTTGCAGCAGGGTTTGTAAGAGATATAGAAGTTGGAATGGATGGAACAACATATAAAGCAGGTTGGATAAAGGCAGGAACAGCATACAATCATATAACAGAAGCAGAAGAAAAAGTTATAAGAGCAGGTGCAAGAGCTGCAACTAAAACAGGTGTTTGTTTACATTTTCATACTGGTGTTGGAACAATGGGATTAGAAATAATAGAAATACTAGAAGATGAAGGATTTGATTTGACAAGAGCAATTATATCACATGTTGATAGAAATCCTGATTATTGGTACCATAAAAAAATGTTAGAAAAAGGTGTTTCGTTGATATATGATGGTCCAGGAAAAGCTAAATATTACCCTGATTCAATGAGAGTAGAATTAATTAAAAAAGTTGTTGCTGATGGTTATGAAAAACAATTAATGATTTGTAATGATATGGGAAGAAGATCACATCATACAGTTTATGGATATGGTCCAGGGTGGCAATTTATAAAACAAAAATTTTTATTAAGATTATTAGAAGAAGGTTTAACAAAAGAAAATATTGATAATTTTATGATACATAATCCCGCGAGAATGTATTCTTTAATAGAAAAATAGGAGGATTAATGAAACCTAAAATACAATTAGCATTAGATGTTAGAGAGTTAGACAAAGTTTTAAATATTTGTGAATCTATAATTGATGATGTTGATATAATAGAATCAGGAACTCTACTGTGTTTATCAGAAGGAATGCAAAGTATAAAAACACTTAAAAATAGATTTCCAAACACAAAAATATTAGCTGATATAAGAATAATGAAAGCAGGTAAAGTTTTATCTGAACTTGCATTTGATAATTGTGCAGACATTATTACTTTAATTAGTGATGCAACAGATGAAACATTATTTGCGGTAAAAAAAGTATGTGATGAAAGAAAAAAAGAAGTTCAAATTGAAATTAATGATAAGATAGATGAGAGAAAAATAAAACTTTGGAAAGAAATAGGAATAAATAAATTAATTTTGCATAGAATGTCAGAGGTAGTAAGTGCTGATGAAAATTCAACTATTTCAATATTAGAGTTACTTGAATATTTAACAAAAAAAGAATTTGAAATTATGATAACAGGTGGAATTTCTATAAATGAAATTAAACTATTTAAAGATTATAATATAGGGGCATTTATATTGGGTAGAAGTATAGTTAAAGCTGATGACCCTAAAAAAGCAATAAAGAATTTTAAAGTGGAAATTGATAAAAATTTTGAATGAGGTTAATTATGAAAAAAAATTATGATGAAATAAAAAGAATAGCAAATTATACTAGACAGTTAGTTTTAGGATTAACCATTGAAAAAAATGGCTGTTATTTATCACAAGCACTTTCTTCAGCAGATATTTTTGCATCGCTATATAATAATATAATGAATATAACAGAAAGTAAAGGTAAAATGATACCAGATCCTATAAAAGGATTACCTGGTGATTTTGAAACTTACCATACTGGTGAAATATATAATGGAGAAATAGGCTCTGATTATGATAGATTATTTATATCTCCATCACATTATGCAGCTACAGTTTATGCATCGTTAGTATCTTCAAATAGAATGTCAAAAGAAGCATTAAAACAATTTAATACAGATGGAAGCACAGTAGAAATGATTGGAGCAGAACATTCTCCAGGTTTTGGATTAACAACTGGTTCTTTTGGGCAATGTATATCACAAGCTGCTGGAATTGCATATGCTAGAAAATTAAAAAAAGAAAAAGGAAAAGTTTATGTGTTTTTATCAGATGGTGAATTACAAGAAGGACAAACTTGGGAAGCAATGCAAGCTATAGCATTTCATAAAATAGATAATTTAGTAGTTTATGTTGATGTTAATGGACAACAAGTTGACGGAGCAACAAAGGATGTTATGAATATAGAACCAATAAATAAAAGATTTGAAGCATTTGGAGCAAAAGTATTGATTGTTGATGGGCATAATATTAAAGATTTATGTGAAGCTAGTAAAAAAGAAGAAAAAGGAAAATCATTAGTTGTACTTTGTTATACAAATCCATGTGAAGGTTTACCTTTATTAAAAGAAAAAAAGCCTAAATTACATTATGTTAGATTTACTGAAAAAGAAATGCCTAAATATGTAGAAGTATATAAAAATATGAATTTTGGAAGGGAATAGTATGGAAATATTAAATCAAGTACATAATAATAATTTGATAAAATGGGCGAAAAATAGACCAGAAGTTTTAGTTTTATCAGGAGATTTAACTGGATCAACAGAAATAGATTTGTTTAAAAAAACTTATCCAGATAGATTTATATCTATGGGTTTGGGTGAACAAAATATGTTAAGTTTTGCAGGAGGCTTGGCTAGGGAAGGATATATTCCATTTTTACATACATTTGCAGTATTTTTATATCGTAGACCATATGATCAACTTGCAATGAGTGTATGTTATCCTAATTTAAAAGTCAGAATTTTCGGGTTTTTACCAGGATTAATGACTCCAGGTGGAGTTACTCATCAAGCTATAGAAGATATAGCAACATTAAGAGGTTTACCTAACTTAACAATTTTAGAAGTCGGAGATGCTACTGAAGTTGAATCAGTATTAGATGCTACTGAAACAATAAATGGACCAGTTTATATAAGAATGCTGAGAGGAGAAATACCTAGATTATTTGATAAATCAGAACCTTTTAAAGTTGATAAGGTTAGAGTAATAAATGATGGAGAAGATATAACATTATTTTCTAGTGGATCTTCAACAGAAGAAGCTATGAGAGCAATAGAAATAATAGAAAGTAAAGGAATTTCTGTAAGACATGTTCATGTATCTACTTTAAAACCTTTTAATGATAGCGAGATATTAAATTCTATAAATAAAGCTAAATATGGAATAATAACAATGGAAAATCATAATATTATTGGTGGATTAGGGACTTGTGTATCAGAAGTTATGGCTCAAAATGGATGTTCAAAAAAATTATATAGAATAGGGATAAAAGACAGATACGGATTTGGATCTTCATTTAATTATTTAAAAAAGAAATATGAAATAGATGCTAGAGCATTAATAAATAAAATAGAAGAAATAATGAATGTGAATTTGAATATAAGTGATAATGAAATAAAAGAAGTAAGAATTCAAACGATTAAATCTATACCTAGTGATCAATTAGAAGCATTATAGTATAAATGTAGGGGGAAATATGTTATTAATGGAATTAAGAAAAAGAGTTTATGAAGCTAATATGGAACTTTTATATAATAATTTAGTTAGATGGACTAGTGGAAATGCAAGTGCAATAGATGAAAAAACTAGATATGTTGTTATAAAACCAAGTGGGGTTAAATATAAAGATTTGAGTCCAGAAAATATGGTGATAGTAGACCTAGAGGGGAATATAATAGAAGGAGATTTAAAACCTTCTGTTGATACAGCTTCACATTTATATGTATATAGACATAGAAAAGATATTGCAGGAATTATACATACACATTCACCTTATGCTACTTCATTTGCAGTTAGAGGAGAAGATTTGGAAATATTTACTACAACATCAGCGGCTCAGTTTGGAAAAACTATAAAATGTTCAGGTTTTGCTCTTATAGGAGAAGAAGAAATAGGTAAGGAAATAATTGATAAAATAGGAGATAATTCAGCAATTTTAATAAAAAATCATGGAGTATTTACTATTGGTAATTCAGTTGAAAGTGCATTAAAATCAGCAGTTTTGCTAGAAGAAACAGCGGAAGTTGTTCATTTTGCTAAATTAAGAGGATCAATAAATAAATTAGATAAAAAAATTATTGAAGAAGGTTATAGAAGATATCATTCACAATATGGACAAAAAAATAATGTATAAAATTTCAGAGAGTATTTTAAATATTTACTTTCTAATTTTAGAATATGATATTAAAGATACAAAAATGTTGAAAGTTAGGACAATACAATAATAAAAAGTTGTAGAAAATTAATAAAAATATAATATTTGATAAAAAAGTAAAATAAAATTATTTTTTACATTATCAAGTGAAAATCCATATATACAATTATGTTAAGTATTGTAAAAAAGGAGGACATTATGAAGCGATTTTTCTTAGAGTTAAAAAATATTTCAAAAACATTTCCAGGAGTAAAAGCACTTGATAATGTTAGATTTGATATATATCCAGGAGAGGTACATTCATTAGTAGGTGAAAATGGTGCAGGTAAATCTACATTAATAAAAATAATAACAGGTGTATATCAACCTGATAAAGGTTCAGAAATATTTATTGAGGGGAAAAAAGTTTCTATAAATAGTGTTATAGATTCTATTAGAATGGGTATATCAGTAATATATCAAGATTTTAGTTTGTTTTCTAATTTAACAGTAGCTGAAAATATTATGATTAATCAATTAATAGAGAGAAAATCTAAATTAGTTAATTGGAATAGAATAATAAAAAAATCACAGGATGCATTAAATATAATAAAATCTGACATTAATCCAAGAGAAAAAGTCGAAAATTTATCTATTGCAAAGCAACAAATGGTTGCAATTGCAGGAGCTGTTGCTCAAAATTCAAAAATGATTATAATGGATGAGCCAACATCAGCGTTATCAAGATCTGAAATAGATAACTTATATACAATAATAGATAGGCTGGTCAAAAAAAATATAGCAGTAATGTTTGTGTCGCATAAAATGGATGAATTATTTAGATTAAGCGATAGATTTACAGTATTTAGGGATGGGCAATACATAGATACAATTAATAAAGGGAATATTAATAGAAAAGGTTTAATTAATAAAATGGTAGGACGTAATGTTGAAATTATTAATTATGCAAATATAAAAGAAAAATCAGAGATAGTTTTAGAAGTTAAAAATTTAACGAAAAGAGGAAATTATAAGGATGTAAACTTTAAGTTATATAAAGGAGAAGTTTTAGGAATAACTGGTCTTGTAGGAGCGGGACGTTCAGAAATGATTCAAAGTATTTTTGGAATAACAAATGCAGATGAAGGAGAAATTTATATAAATGGGAAATTAGTTGATATAAAACATACATGGGATGCAATATCTCATAAGATAGCATATGTTCCAGAAAATAGGCAAACCCAAGGATTAATATTAGATTATTCATTAGAAGACAATATCTCATTGCCAGTATTAAAAAAATATGTGAATAAATATGGTGTTGTAAATAAAAAAAATCAAGGTGAAAAAATTCAAAAATTAATGGATAAACTTGATGTAAGACCAAATAATAAAACTTTGTTAGCGAAACAACTTTCAGGAGGAAATCAACAAAAAGTTGTAATTTCTAAATGGTTAGGGACAAATGCTGAAATAGTTATTGTTGATGAACCAACAAATGGTGTTGATATAGGAGCTAAAGTTGAAATTCACAAAATTTTAAGAGAATTAGCAGAAAGTGGGAAATCTGTAATTGTTATATCATCAGAATTGCCGGAAGTTATGTCTATTAGTGATAGAATCCTTGTGATGAGAAGAGGGAAAATAAGTGGAGAATTTATTAATAATGGTTTAACACAAGAAATGATAATGGATAAAGCAGTAGCTAATAATTAAGGAGGGAAAATGATTAATAGATTATTAAAACAAAAAGAAACTTTACTTATATTAATAGTAATAATTCTTTCTACAATTATAGCGTTAATAAATCCTACATTTTTAAAAATAGAAAATTTTGTTGATTTAATGAAAGGAAATTCTGTTTTAGGTATAATGGCATTAGGGATGTTAATAGTTTTAATATCGGGAGGTATTGATCTTTCTATAACTGGAATTATAACATTAACATCAGTTATAACGGGAATTTTATTAAGAAATACAACATTTAGTTTAGGGTTGATAATATTAATATGTGTACTTGTAGGAGGTTTTGTAGGATTAATTAATGGTTTAATTATTACAAGATTTGAAATACCACCAATAGTAGTAACTTTAGGAACAAATAGTATATTAATGGGACTAATTTTATATGAAACAGAGGGTAATATGATAACAGGGTTACCGCAATGGTTTAAAAATTTTGGAGTACTTTCTATATTTAAAATCGGGAATTTAAAATTACCAATACAAACATTTCTATATTTAATAGTATTTTTATTAGTGTTTTTATTAATAAATTATACAGTTATAGGTAGAGGGTTTTATGCAATTGGAGGTAATGAAATTTCTGCAATGAGAGTAGGATATAATGTAAAACTAATAAGAACATTAGTATATGTTTTTAATGGTATGCTTGTAGGATTTGCAGGAATAATAAATACTTCTATAGTACAAGGTGTAAATCCTAATACTTATATAGGAACAGATATGCTAGTTATTTCTATTGCTGTAATTGGGGGAGCCAGCATTTTAGGTGGAGTAGGAACAGTAACTGGGACACTTTTAGGAACAATATTAATGGCAATTATTAATAATGGTTTAATATTGGCAAAAGTTCCTACATTTTGGCAAAAAATAGCAATGGGAGTAATTATTTTAATTGCCATTTCTATTGATATTTTGAATTACAAAAAACAAAAATTAAAACTTATTAAAGTTGATATTGAGGATTAGGAGTAGGTTATGATAAAAAATAAATTTAAAAAATTATTATTAAAATCCGAAGGTATGCTTTTTATTATATTTTTAATAACATTTTTTGGAGTTGGATTATTTAACCCAGAAAAATTTTTAACAATAAATAACTTGACTTCTATGGCTTTTCAAATACCAGAATTAGGTCTATTAGCATTAGCTATGATGGCTATAATTTTGACCGGAGGAATCAATTTATCTATAGCGGCAACCGCTACATTTTCAAGTATAATAGGAGCCTTATTTTTAAGAAGTGATTTTGCAAAAGCTAATCCAATAATTTCTATTTTAATAACAGTTATAATAATAATGTTAGTATCACTTGTCGCAGGAATAATAAATGGATTTTTTGTAGCTTATGTGGGAGTTACAGCAATGTTAGCAACATTGGGAACAATGACTTTATTTGAAGGGATTGGTCTAAATATTACAAAAGGGGGAGCAGTTTCAGGCTTTCCATTGGAATTTATAGCAATAGGAAATAAAATATTTCTAGGGATACCTATACCTATGATGATATATATAATAGTGTGTATTTTTAGTTATTTTTTATTAGAACGTTCAGCATTTGGAATTAAAGTTCATATGTTAGGAAGTAATAGTGTTGCATCAGAATTTTCAGGAATAAATGTAAAATGGGAAATATTTAAAATATACTTATATTCTGCAATTATGAGTGGAATTGCAGGAATTATAATGATGTCTAGATATAATTCGGCTAAAACTGATTATGGTTCATCATACTTAATGCAAGCAATTACAGTAGTTGTATTAGGTGGAACAAGTATTACAGGAGGTCATGGAACAGTTCTTGGAACAGTAATATCGGTATTGATTATACAAGTTGTATCAACAGGATTAAATATAATAGGTATTAATAGAAATATAGTTGATATTGTAATAGGTGGACTTTTAATATTAGTGTTAATAGTTAAATATTTTATAAAAAAATATAAAAATGAATAAAAAAATTAATATGTGGAAACACAAGAAGGAGAGAAATATGAAAAAAATTAGTAAATTTGTTACACGTTTCGTATCAACAATTTTATTATTAGGTGCATTTGTTGCATGTGGTAAAAAAGAAGAGATTCAGACTGCTAAAAAAGAAAATAAGAAATTAACTATTGCTATTATGCCTAAATTAGTAGGAATTCCTTATTTTAATCAAACAAGTGAAGGAGCTGAAAAAGCAGGAAAAGATTTAGGGGTAGAAGTAATATATACAGGTCCTACAAAAGCAGATGCTGCAGAACAAGTTAAAATGATTGAAGATTTGATCAATAGAGGAGTAGATGCTATTGCAGTTGCTCCAAATGATCCAGCAGCGGTTATACCTGTATTACAAAAAGCAAAAGCTGCTGGTATAGTTGTATTAGACTGGGATACTCCAACAGATATTGCAATAGTTGATGCTTCTGTTCGTCAAATTGATGATAAAGAAATAGGAGAAAAAATTATACAAAAATTAGTAGAATATATGGGAACAGATGAAGGGGATTATGCAATAGTAACTGGTGGATTATCAGCAGAAAACTTAAATAAGTGGATACAATTTGGATTGGATTATAGCAAAGAACATTATCCAAAATTAAATTTGGTAACAGATAAAATACCTACTGATGAAAAACAACAAGAGGCTTATTCAAAAACTTTGGATTTAATTAAAGCTTATCCTAATATTAAAGGAATTGCAGGATATTCAACTGTAGCTCCATTAGGAGTTGCTCAAGCTATAAGAGAAAAAGGATTACAAGATAAAATTGCAGTAGTAGGAAATGCAGTTAAAGAAGATGCTCAAGATTTTTTAAGTGATGGTTCATTAGATGCTGGTGTATTATGGAATCCAAAAGATTTAGGATATTTGACAATAAGTGTTGCTAAAGCTTTGTTAGAAGGTAAAGAATTAAAAGATGGTATGGAAGCTGAGGGATTTGGTAAAATTTCAGTTAAAGAAGGTAAAATTATAATAATGGGACCATCTTCAGTATATGAAAAATAAAAAAATAGGGGTGATGCTAGATGAAATATTTATTAGGAATAGATAATGGAGGGACATTTTCAAAGGCAGCATTGTTTGATGAAAATGGGAATCAAATATCTATGCATAGTGCTCCTA
This portion of the Oceanivirga salmonicida genome encodes:
- a CDS encoding autoinducer 2 ABC transporter substrate-binding protein, whose protein sequence is MKKISKFVTRFVSTILLLGAFVACGKKEEIQTAKKENKKLTIAIMPKLVGIPYFNQTSEGAEKAGKDLGVEVIYTGPTKADAAEQVKMIEDLINRGVDAIAVAPNDPAAVIPVLQKAKAAGIVVLDWDTPTDIAIVDASVRQIDDKEIGEKIIQKLVEYMGTDEGDYAIVTGGLSAENLNKWIQFGLDYSKEHYPKLNLVTDKIPTDEKQQEAYSKTLDLIKAYPNIKGIAGYSTVAPLGVAQAIREKGLQDKIAVVGNAVKEDAQDFLSDGSLDAGVLWNPKDLGYLTISVAKALLEGKELKDGMEAEGFGKISVKEGKIIIMGPSSVYEK
- a CDS encoding ABC transporter permease: MIKNKFKKLLLKSEGMLFIIFLITFFGVGLFNPEKFLTINNLTSMAFQIPELGLLALAMMAIILTGGINLSIAATATFSSIIGALFLRSDFAKANPIISILITVIIIMLVSLVAGIINGFFVAYVGVTAMLATLGTMTLFEGIGLNITKGGAVSGFPLEFIAIGNKIFLGIPIPMMIYIIVCIFSYFLLERSAFGIKVHMLGSNSVASEFSGINVKWEIFKIYLYSAIMSGIAGIIMMSRYNSAKTDYGSSYLMQAITVVVLGGTSITGGHGTVLGTVISVLIIQVVSTGLNIIGINRNIVDIVIGGLLILVLIVKYFIKKYKNE
- a CDS encoding ABC transporter permease, coding for MINRLLKQKETLLILIVIILSTIIALINPTFLKIENFVDLMKGNSVLGIMALGMLIVLISGGIDLSITGIITLTSVITGILLRNTTFSLGLIILICVLVGGFVGLINGLIITRFEIPPIVVTLGTNSILMGLILYETEGNMITGLPQWFKNFGVLSIFKIGNLKLPIQTFLYLIVFLLVFLLINYTVIGRGFYAIGGNEISAMRVGYNVKLIRTLVYVFNGMLVGFAGIINTSIVQGVNPNTYIGTDMLVISIAVIGGASILGGVGTVTGTLLGTILMAIINNGLILAKVPTFWQKIAMGVIILIAISIDILNYKKQKLKLIKVDIED